GAGGAAAATGGGTAGGTTTAGGTCTACCCATGGGCACATGAATGCACTCATGCCCTACCCCATCTTAGCGGTTCGGGTATAGGTACTACCTATAGGTAAAACAATATTTCCATATCCTTACCGCATGGGATAAAATTGGCATCCCTACTTTCCAATTATGACCATGGGACAACGCTTCACCGATCAAAGTTGGTGCTCACGCATGGGTGGAGGCTGGAGTATGGGAAGTTCGTTAACTAACAAGAACGTCTATGGCACTGTCGTAGTTCTAAACTTGTAATGTCTAGAGTACGAGAACAAAATGTCTACTAATACCTTTCGATATCGTTTGTACCATCACCGGATCCGTGGCGCAATGGTAGCGCGTCTGACTCCAGATCAGAAGGTTGCGTGTTCGATTCACGTCGGGTTCAATACCCCCGATCCTAATCCGGTTCCTTTTTTTTCCCTAACCAAAACTTTTCGGCCAGTCCATTTTAACCCATTCCTAAACCCGAAGGCCCATTTCGAAAGCAAGCCCACGACGAGCCCTTCCTCCGAACCAAAACCCTCGAGCCCCTTCGCGAACATTCTCCTCCAGTCCTcccccctcctcctccccccCGCATCCAGGCGAGCGACGCCGCGAGCGCCAGCGTGCTGCAGGCGAGACCTCCACAACCTCCCGCGGCCCGCAGCCATGGCGACCGTCATGCAGAAGATCAAGGACATCGAGGATGAGGTGCGTGACCGATGCGACCGTAGCCTCCGTCCCTCCTGCGCCCCGCCGCGTCGGCGGAGGGTTTGACGCTTGCGATTGGTAGTGGTAGACTCGATGCTGTAGTACGTCGTTTGCTTAGTAGTGTGTGGTTCCCTGTGGTTCGCTGCTTTTGTGGCTCCGGTTGTAGGCAGATTGGATTGGGGGCCTATGTTAGGTTACAAGTAGCAGGGGCGTAGGTTTTCTTGCTGTGTCGATTTAGAACTGATTTTTGTAGTACTGGAAGTGGTTTGTTCATCTATCTGTGAGTGTCAGTTGTAGCACAGGCTTAGGATCTTTTTGTTGTTGTATCGATTTACAAGTAGCAGGGGCTTAGGTTCACCTAGCTATGAGTGTCAGTTGCTACTCTTGATTTGATTTGATGGGTGCTAGCCCATAATTTTTCGTCTTATGCTTGATTAATATGAGGGCAAGTGAGGCTTTGGTAGCCTTTGGTCTTCATCGCTGGTCTTCAAACTTTTAGCACCGACTGAAATGATTTGGACCAAAGTTTTCTCGTTTCCCAAACAAAGACAAGTTGATCCAAAGGGGGCTTTGGGGTAATGATAATTTTTATGTCAACTGCCAACTGAGTGTGTTTTATCAAGTGGCTTGGTGATATAAATGGGTGCTCAGGTGCTATGTGGAATCTTATGTGCAACTGAAAggagtgttttttttttttttttgcttacaaGTCATGATTGAGATGCTCGGTAGCTGCTGCAGAGGATTTTGAGTTGGTTAGTTGTGCTGGATACTTGAGAATTGGTGGATTTCAATAGTAATTCACTCAGTTAAGCTAGGCCTATTTTTCATGTGATTTGATAGTTGAAAAGGTTGAATTGGCCTCCTTACGGCGTTGATAAGAAGCTGCACGTTTTATGTAACTAGGACTCTGCGGCACGAGCACATAGGCTGCTTACCCGTGTCTTCTATGTCATGGATGATTTTCTCTACTGATACTTAGCGGATAATAGTATGGTTTCAATTGATGATTAGTTGGTGTCTTGGTTCGGGATTAACACTTGACAATTATTAAAATTGTGGTGCACTGTGTGGAGCTTCTCTTGATGGATTGGGCAAACGAATATGAACATTTCAGATGATTAATCAAAGGCAAATTTTTCATTACCTGAACCATGCGTTTATGTTATTTGATTCTCTTTTACTTGACAGATGGCGAAGACGCAGAAGAACAAAGCCACTGCACACCATCTTGGCGGTCTGAAGGTGATATGCTCTTATCTATTTATTTCAGTTAATTGGAATCAATTTCATTGGATATTATGCTATACCTTGCCTTGTCAAGCCATATGGTGGTGTTATCAGTTCTTATCTCGATTATTGGCTTGACAGAGTGTGGATGTTGTTGATTTTATCAAATACGACAGCATGTTTCCCCGTGTTGGATTATCGACTTGTCAGAGTGTCGATGTTGTTGATTTTATCAAATACGACAGCATGTTTCCCCATGTTGGATTATCGGCTTGTCAGAGTGTCGATGTTGTTGATTTTATCAAATCCGATAGCATGATTCCCCATGTTCTGCATCAACCTTTATGCATAATTGTTGCATAACGGCCACATCAATGCCCTGCTGGGGTTATATGCTGCAGCATGTAAGAGCTTTCTTGTAGGGTTAAAAAATACCCCGAACAGAAAACAGCTTCACAAGCTCCCATTCCATCAAGTCATCAACTAGCTGAACAAATTTATTCTTATCTATGATTTGATACTTATGAGCATCTCCTTATGCTAAGCTCATATTACTAATTTGAGAAAAAAGAATCATTGTACTCACAGTTATTCCTTTGGTCAGGCTAAACTTGCAAAATTGCGGCGGGAGTTGCTTACTCCTACAACCAAAGGTGGTGGCGGTGCTGGTGAGGGATTCGACGTGACAAAAAGTGGAGATGCACGTGTTGGTTTGGTGGGTTTTCCTTCTGTTGGGAAATCAACGTTGCTGAACAAGTTGACAGGGACTTTTTCAGAGGTCTGCTCTTGCTGTACTAATAGTCCTTGCATTTTCCTGGTCTATTATGTTTGTTTCAGTACTGATATACTATCTTTGTACTCCTTATCTGGTTCACAAGGTTGCTTCCTACGAGTTCACAACTTTAACATGCATTCCTGGAGTTATTATGTACAAAGGAGCTAAAGTTCAGGTGATATTTTTTACTTTCAAAAGAAGCTACAAGTTGGCCTTTGTTATTAGTGCATGTTTGTTCTTTGTCTTTAACCATCTCTACTTCGTATTCAGCTTCTAGATCTTCCGGGAATCATTGAAGGAGCTAAAGACGGAAAGGGTAGAGGTAGGCAGGTAATATGCCCAGCTTTTGCTCTACTTTTGCAGTGCAATTAACATATGGTTACAAACGTGCCATGGCATATCATACATGGATATGTATAATCTCTACAAGTTCTCATGACACTGGTAGTTCAGTATTTCTGTGAGCATTGGGTAAACCTATCTCTGTTAGAGTTATTTGAGCACCCCATTTATCTATTATTGTAATCATCTGTGGCAGCTGTATGTGCATGTACGAAAGTGCATTCTCGCTTCCTCCTGATTATATTTTCGTAGGGGAAAAATCTAGTATAATGTACTGTGTAATGCCAATTCTCATTATTGTAATTGCCATTATGTTTTAGTTTCTAGCTCATAACACACATCATTACTAAAATATATGTACTGGAAGTTACCCAGATAAGTTTTTGAAAATTAATGTTGCTTTATGTTCTTCTTATCTTCCTTAGAAATAGTTTCAGCGACAATTTATATGTTTTTTGATACTGTAACATCCATAAAATCAGAATAAAGGATTTCCCCCCATGTTATCAAAATTAGCAATGCAATAAGTTATGTGCACCTCTTACTTTATAAAGGACAATTTATGCACACTATGGTCCATGAATTTCCTGAATTGTCCCTTATTCTGTCCATTAAAGAGTTATATGTCGTGTTTCCTCAGCTTAATGATTGATATTTCAGGTTATCAGCACAGCTAGGACATGCAATGTGATTCTGATTGTTCTTGATGCCATAAAACCAATAACCCACAAGCGTCTCATTGAGAAAGAGCTAGAGGGGTTTGGCATCCGGTAAGTCTCTATGTTGATACTTTCTGGTGCTAATGATGTTTCACCAGTATTTGACAAGTAATAAGACAGCTTGGACATTGGTCCTATTATTATTGGCATGCTGTCTCACTTTTCCATGGTCTCCCAATTTGTATGAAATTGTTGTGAGCCACCTAAATGGTTATTTTTATTAGTTGCCAATGTGGCATTCATCCAATTACATTAGTGGCATCCCCGTACACTGGAAGATAGTTTTTTTTTAGTTCCTCCATGTGATCATGTTCCTTCTAGTTCATCCAAGGTGTTCTATCTGAAACAGTTGTTGACTAAGGTGGATCACATTTTCCCCTTTACTTGGTCACTTGTTCAGTTTGTTCTGCGATGTAAGAATTTATCTGATTGTCTTGCTTGCTGAGAGAAGGTGATGTCTAATCTGTATGCGCTTTCCATGTATTAGGTTGAACAAGACACCCCCCAATATGACGTTTAGGAGAAAAGAAAAGGGTGGCATCAATTTCACATCAACAGTAGCAAACACTCACTTGGACCTTGACACAGTAAAAGCGATCTGTAGTGAGTACAGGATTCATAATGCTGATGTCTCCCTTAGGTTTGATGCAACAGCAGATGATCTCATTGATGTGATCGAGGGAAGTAGAATTTACATGCCTTGCATCTATGTCGTTAACAAAATTGATCAGATTACAGTCGAAGAGCTGGATATCTTGGACAAACTTCCCCACTACTGCCCAATCAGGTGAGTGTTTACTTGGCTGCTTGTTATGCTTGTTCTCTTCAAAAAAAATTAACCTTCAATGGTTAAAGCGCTTTCTTCCGTTGTTATCTGCCAACAGTGCCCATCTTGAATGGAACCTTGATGGACTTCTAGAGATGGTCTGGGAATACCTAGATCTGGTTAGGCTGTACACAAAACCCAAAGGTCTAAACCCAGACTATGAGGACCCTGTGATCTTATCAACCAAGAGGAAAACAGTGGAAGACTTCTGCAACCAAATCCACAAGGACATGGCGAAACAGTTCAAATAGTAAGTGCTGGCCTCATATGTCGGTAAATGCTTGTCTCCTCGTAATCAACCTGTTGGGCTAATTGCATGGTGAACTTGCAGCGCGCTGGTGTGGGGTTCTAGCGTTAAGCACAAGCCTCAGAGGGTTGGCAAGGTATGCATTTCTTGACCACACTGATGTTAGGTACACTCTGGTCTTTTCTAGCATTATTAATTCGCAAGATCTCTGCAGGAGCATGAGCTTGAGGACGAGGATGTTATTCAGATCATTAAGAAGATATAGTCACACTGGGTGGAGAGAGCGATCTTTTTTGCAAACCAGGAAGGAGCTATCAGTTACAGATATTTTCGAGAAGTGGCTATGTTAGAAGAACTTGTGTTTCTTTCGCTGGCTGTAAGATGCCCATAGGTGGGCGGCTGTTCGCATAAATCCTGTTTCGATCAAAAGACAGAATGTAGACAGTTTCCTTTTCCCTTGTACGAAGTAGACGTGTAACTGTGATGTGTGTGACAGATGGATAAACCAAGAGTCTTGCCCTCAACGGCCGAACACATGAAAAGATGATTGTCTATCTTTAGAAGATGATAAGATGGTTCTTATAATGCAGACTGTTTCATTTTCGTTAGTTTACCATTTTCCGTTGTACCTAATGATTGACTGCCAATTTTTATGATGAGAAAAACACATGGAGAAGCTTACTGGTCGTGATTATTCTACCAGATCACGTGTCGCTTTGTTGTTTGTTTCTGGTTTTTATAGATCTCAATGCTAACCTGTAGGGTGATAATTAATCATATGACTCCTTCCTCATCTAAGTTGTAGTGGGATAAGTAAAATGTGGATGCTACGCTGCAACAAATCGGAAGTTTGTACGGGACATGCTGTACCAATGCATGTGAAAGTGTCCTGTCTCGATCTGGTTGGTTTTGCCCGAAGTCTGAGGGGAGATCGCCAAACGAAAGATCTGTCCCAGCATCTTAGCCATCAATGATTGGAAAGGAACCTGTCGATCTCTGTTTGGAGTGTTAGTTATTACTCGTGGCTTAATCTTTGGATGCTTCGTCTGATCTTAAAGAGCCACTGCCAGGATTTGACTTAACCTCTCAGGATTTTTAATCGCCGGTAGAAAACCCACTTGCAGATAGCAGCCTAGGGTGCACTTCGGCAAGTCTTCCTTAAACTCGACTTTGAAAAAGCCTACGACAGGGTGGGCTTCCTTAGCAAGTCCTTATCCGAAAAAGTTTTGATCGAGGCTGGGTCCATAGAGCCCTTGGTTTGGTCTCGCCATTAACGGAGAAGTGAgtactttttcttcatgttgaaagtggtagttcatttgtgTAGCAAATGCATTTCTTGATTCTTGCTATTCTCCCCCTTTACTTATTTCTCCGTGAAATTTTGCTATCCCAATTGTAAAAGAAAAGAGATTTAGGTGGGCAGCAAAGAAAGGAATCGTAAAAGAAAAGAGATTTAGCCATTTAGGTGGATCCTGTGCTTAAAGGTAATTAAACGTAGAAATTTATATGCGTGGATCAGAGAATTACATGTCTAGTTTGTCGTTTAGCTGGAAGGGTAAACCACCTCACGTCAGACAGTCAAAGTGACCGCTGGCCTAGGCTCGAGCGATCGACCGCCTGTTAGGGGAGCCCAGGTGTAATTAATAtcttcgcgatattaatatatttttttttttataaaaaataaGCTATCAGAGTAGTGAAATAAAGAAATATCTATGGAGTGGCCAAGTAAGGTTTAGCTTCTCTTATACCAAAGGAATCCATATTAATAATGAAAATTTGACCAGATCTTTCTACGTGTGATTTAAGTACTTGATATGCTTAGCTGTTCTTGATTCCCGAAATCGTGGACATTAGAAGCCATAGAGTTTAGTATAGGATCCGATGAGTTGATCCCACCAAGGGTTGACTTAAGTTTTTTTTAGCGTGTATTTTTCCTTTGTTGATTTGTGTATCCACATGTGATCCCATCAAGGGTTGACTTAAAGTTTTTTTAGCGTGTATCATTCATTTGTTGATCCGTGTATCCACATGATAGTGACACCCATGAGTTGTGTTCACTTTGAACTGAAATTGGACAATACATATGGCTACGTATATGCCCTTTTTTCTAGAGAAAGAAAATGCAAATTGGGTGACATGCCTGCCCACCCATGATGAAATTAAAACATGGTATAGGTATAGTACTAGGAaatgtgcccgtgcgttgcaccgggatagAGAAAAATATGCGGTGCGAAGCCGTATAAAGTAAGTTGCCGTAGAAGAAAACGTGACATGTTTCAAAAACCAGCCACCTTCGACGTGTCAATGTCTCAACAGATAGTCTCAGCGCAAATTCATTCATGAAATAAGACTAATATCGAGTGCATTTTACGTGCATTCTTTCTTGATTCTAATTAAGATCCATGGCTAACAAAAATAGTTTATTATATACTTCAAAAAGTAGTTTATTATAGCTATGGCTATATGGAGTTCATTACATCTCAAACTTTAATACTCGGAACATGATTTGAATATTACTCGTCCAACAACAAGCAGCAAAAGTGAGCTTTCCATAAAACTCTGGATTTCTTTTATAATCTCCCTGCACAACAATCTCTATCTTCTGCATTCGGCTTAATAGATAAACCACATTCAATCACGTCTGGAAGAAGTATTCTAAACTGAAATTGGCCACGCTAGCTAGGTAGCCATGCAGCATCTCTGTATTACAGCACTGGGTGACACAACGCCGCAGGAGTGGGAGGCGGGCGGCATCATACACGCCGAAGCCCTCCATCACCTTCCGATACGCGCTTCTTCTCCTTGATGGAGTCAAAGCTCCACGCCGATGACGTCAATCGCCGTGCGTAGACGACGATAGGATGGTTAGATCGGCAGAGTTCGTTTGCATGCTTGATATTTGTAATGAGATGTGGGATCGATCTTGTGCAATCTGCCTGCTCTATTCAAAGTCTGTATTTTGAGTAGGACAATATTCTCGTGCGACCAGCGCTTGGCCTAACCGCTTGTGTCTCTTCGATGAAGTCATGAAACTGGCGGTGATGTCCCTTCGAGTGACGGCGGGCACCCCAGCCGCGGCCATACGCGACCCGCGAGCCTGTGGATCCACCCAAGATGGTGGAACCGTGCAACCGAGGCTCACCGGCCAGTACAAATCGTTGCTAATCTGTAGCTCTTTTTGCCTAACCGATAGCTATCGAGGTGATGAACCGGGGTCGAGAAAGCAATGCGTGACCGCGACCAGGACGTCACCCAGATGGCGCTAACTTTTCCTCAACAATATCGACTCCGGCATTTCTTGTGTAATGCGTGCGTGCTCCAAAGATCTATTGATTTGTGCTTCTTGCCAACATTGCCACGAGCGATAGCCGTGCTGGCTTCAGAGACACAACCGGATCAGATGTTGGTCCAGTAC
This region of Lolium perenne isolate Kyuss_39 chromosome 2, Kyuss_2.0, whole genome shotgun sequence genomic DNA includes:
- the LOC127332055 gene encoding developmentally-regulated G-protein 3, whose product is MATVMQKIKDIEDEMAKTQKNKATAHHLGGLKAKLAKLRRELLTPTTKGGGGAGEGFDVTKSGDARVGLVGFPSVGKSTLLNKLTGTFSEVASYEFTTLTCIPGVIMYKGAKVQLLDLPGIIEGAKDGKGRGRQVISTARTCNVILIVLDAIKPITHKRLIEKELEGFGIRLNKTPPNMTFRRKEKGGINFTSTVANTHLDLDTVKAICSEYRIHNADVSLRFDATADDLIDVIEGSRIYMPCIYVVNKIDQITVEELDILDKLPHYCPISAHLEWNLDGLLEMVWEYLDLVRLYTKPKGLNPDYEDPVILSTKRKTVEDFCNQIHKDMAKQFKYALVWGSSVKHKPQRVGKEHELEDEDVIQIIKKI